The DNA window CTGCTTTGAACAGAACTTATCAATAAAGTTGATGCTCTAGACCAGACTGTGTCAGACTCACACCagcaaatgaaatgtgaaagaaaTCTCAGTTACAAACTGATAAAAACATTGAGGAATAACTAAACTGAGTTAAAAATAATTCAGAATAGTGCGCTCTACTCTTGTTTAGAAATTGATAATTTCCTAAATAACCCCTgttcacagcaggagatcctccgcaaCATTTCACCAGCGAGCACGCTATTTGATGACGTCTCTAACatgcaacagaaacaaaaaatttaaatacttttattgCCTGTTTTGTAATATTAGCAATATGGATATTGGATACATACAATGGATACATTCAACTCTAAAAATCTTGTCATCAGACCAGACAGCAACACAGTGTTCCCTGAGAGCCGGACATGGTAACTGTCGTCTCTACAGCTTCTGCAGCTGTCAGTGGACATGATGGAAAAAAAGGCGGTTAGACGCACCATGGACATGAGCCAGTACTTGTTACTCCAGCTCCAGATCAACAGCTGTTCCCTCAGGTCCCAGAACACTGCTCTCTTTCAGTCAAAAAATGTAGGACCCGTCAATCAACTGTTGATGAGACAGATCGAAATCAGCGTGATCTGAAAGCGGTTGTTCTGTTCTATTGTTCTGGATTAGTTTCCTGTCATGTGAGATGATTTGCATATTTTCTGTTGCACTGAAGTTGCAGTCGCTTACTAATATGTGCACCTTTATTTGTGTTTCCAGTCTCCCACCCATCTCTCAGGAGGAGGCTCTGCATATTCTTGGCTTTCAGCCGCCTTTTGATGAAATAAAGTTTGGTCCTTTCACCGGAAACGCTACTCTTATGCGGTACACAAACGTCTCCTTTGGCCTTTTAAAATATTCACTCCATCTCAGGAAACATACCCCAACtccttaatcaatgcttctgaTCTTACAGGTGGTTCAGACAAATCAACGAAAACTTCAGAATGAGAGGCTGCTCCTACATCCTGTACAAACCCCATGGAAAACACAAGACTGCAGGAGAAACAGGTTAGTCTCACAGCCCCCTCCCATATATCTGCTCATAAAGAGCTTAAACAAGTAATAGCTGCTCTAATCTTTTCAGCGGAAGGAGCGTTGATGAAGCTGACCCAAGGGCTGAAGGACGAGTCCATGGCCTACATTTACCACTGTCAGAACCACTACTTCTGCCCTGTGGGCTTTGAAGCTACACCACTCAAAGCAGCAAAAGCTTACAGGTAGGTCCACCTCTGATTATTGTCATTGCAGAGTGTTGATTAGTTTTGTGAATCATCAATTAGTTGTTTAGACCCTCACTTAGTACCACACATAAAGTATGGGATATTATGCCCCTGCGTGACCTATGATAGTGTGTTTGAGGTCCCACCTGCACTTATACATCCGTCAACTATAGCTACTTCAGATCGAAGTTAGCTCAAGTTTGTCGAGGGGTTATTTAAGCTTGAGCCTGATTCCATGGTGAGCGATACCCAACCACAACCTGAGCTAGCTGCTCATCATGAAGATAATTACATGCTGGACATCCGACTGTATATTCACGGTTTGTCGGAGGATGACCAGGAGACGTTGGACCAGTATAGTGCTGCTACTGTGGCAGTTAGCCAAAATGACTGTTGAACTCTCAATGCTGCCGTGCAGCTGACAAACTGGTCGTGTTGTGGTATTTTCCTCCTGAGCCGACATTGGTAAAGAACCTCTTGCCCATGTTCCCCGACTTTGTTTCGGAGGTGACCTCGACATAGAACAAGCTGCCGTCTACCCATGTCTCAAATGGACAATTTTTGGATTTGGATGAAGCTGAGAGGACTGGTTTGGTCAATTCCTGACCTATGGAACCAACTCTGCCCACTCATCCAGCCGTGTCCCTTAAGCACGGTGTAGGCGGACCCACAACCCTCCCATCAGAGTACAGCAAGGTTCTGTGCTACGCAGCTTGATAATATTTATCGAGATTAAGCTGGAACCCCTTGTTCGCTGAGCTCTGTCATCATGCTCCAGATCCATCAGGCAATGTGTCTGGGGGCATTAGATTAATTTCTGACTGTCTCACTGCGCAGCGCTCTCCTTGACCTGAGGGATGGTCCATGGTGGTGACACAGCTGTAGCTTATTCTGTCTGATGTtccacacagggacacagtggTTTATGGTAGCCATATATCTGCCTGTCATGTTGGCTATGAGCTTTCTATATGGCTATATGTGTTGTTAAGATTGTCAGCCGGCCGAGGTTAGTGATTAAATGCAGCATCCCCTCAGGGGATTTGTCTGCTTGAGGACCTATGCAGTTCTTCCTTTGAGCATATTGAGTTTGCAGATATATAATTTATCTCATACAAGAGTGATTTTCCCCTCGCTTAGACTTCTGCGAACTGGGTGTCAACGTTCATGCTTTGTCTGTGCACCGCTCGTGTACCCAGCTCTCTCCTGATGGCTCCAAGGTTACAGAAAAAAGACTGCTGTCAACACAATTGAGAAATGTTCACAGTCAAGCCTCTCTCTCCTTGAATTGTCTGAGCTCTGCATGTTCTTATTAACCTTGATCTGTTTCTCAACCTTTGAATTTGATGTTATATAGTTGTTTAACTGTTTGACTGTATAAACACTGTATAAATAACAGTTTATAAACAGACAAGTTGTTCTCTGCTGTGCAAAGGGGCCCTCTACCCACAAATGAAATGGAGCACTGGATTCTCATCGGAGAGCCCAGCAGGAAACACCCAGCTATTCATTGTAAAAAGTAAGCTGTTTCTTCTCAGTCTCTGCTGAAGTTTATCAGCACTGTTGTTGAGATGAACATAGCTCAGCATTGTTATTTTCTGAAAAAAGATTCCGATAACCAGCCCTAATATTGTAACCATCCAAGGTAGACTTACCACAAGCTATGAGATTGTGAAACAATGTTATAAAATCCCGTAGAAGCCAAATGTCTGTATAATATCAACTGTTTTATTCACAATGTCAAGAagtactacactacccacaatcctcaagTGTAAAAGTGACGTCTCTTATCGGTAGAGCTAGCTGTTTCCATGGAAATGTCTACTACAACTATGAAAATCATGTTGGCGTAGCAAAGTTGGCGGTCACCATATCGCTCTGTAACATGAAACCACTCTTTTCAGGTGGCTGGACATTGTGACTGACCTCAACACACAGAACCCAGAATACCTGGACATTCGTCACACAGAGAGGGGGATCCAGCAGCGCAAAACCAAAAAGGTTCCTCCCCTCacatctgttgtttttaatgttgttctTTAAGTAAACACATGTGGGATAGAACTAACAGACTCTCCCTGGCTCACAGGTGGGCGGCAACCTGCACTGCATCATGGCGTTCCAGAGGGTGAACTGGCAGAAGCTCGGCCCCTGGGCAATGAATCTGGAGAACCTGCGCCACGACTTTCGCCACTCCAGCCCGGAGCGGGCCCACGGACACGTCTCAGAGGACACGGAGGAGAGTACGTCGAGTAAACGCCTGGCCCACCTGGGACGCTCGCACAGTATGGGAAGTCAGAAAGACACCAGCTGGAAACGCCTGTCCAACACCACAGAGTACAGACGGAAGAGCTCCCCTAACAGCGAACTCCAAGAAGACATCACAGACTGAAAAGGTTCAGCGGGACATACAGGGGAGGACGAAATAACCGACATTATAACACAATTCAGTATCCTTAAGATACAGTTACAGATaaagtctgggtttgttctgtaTTTATTCGTCgataaatgtaaaacaaaaaacaatcagtCCATATGTCTGTACGTTCTGCCTTCCGTTTGTGGCACTGAACTCAAAACCCATAAGTTCATACTGAAGATGTTAACCTTTAAAAAATGCACCACTTATATATGGTTTCAAAACTTAATGTCCTACCACAACTGGGCCTTGTAGTTTCTAATCAAACTATATTTAAACAGAAGTAGAATAAGAACAGAAAAACTTAAAGCAGTGGATTAATACAGTTAATGCTCTTGCGggtattcccccccccccccccccccagcacaaTGGCAAAAATAAAGTACACTGTTTGTTATTATGAACTAACATTTGACATATCTGAGCAATAACAGAGTTCTGTGTACAAAGGCATGAGTTCTGGATACACAAGCATTTCTTGTTCGGAGGATAAATGTTGGGATTTGTTATtaacaagaaaaatacaaaataacacCAGACTTCTCTTCTTTTAATATTAACTTAAGCTTTAGATTCAACTTAGCAGTCAGTTTGAGGCTGTAATCTTGTTTGCATTGAATTTAATCAAATATTCTGTGGAAGCTAGTGTTGGTGAGGGTCTGTAAACAACCATATACAAGTCACAGCTACACAATCAGCTACACAAGTGCCCCTTATTTCCTGTCTGGATTGCTTGAGCATCAGTTTCAAATAGTGCAGTCTTTCTTTAAAATCCTGGTGACGCATTGCAAACAGAAGAATACTTCAGTGTTAAAGAGAGACAGTAGATATCTCCTGACCCAAACATTAAACCCTTAAAAATGAAGATCAGTGAATCAACACTTCTTAAAACATTAGGAACACGGGGCTACAGCACTGGAAGgtgattcttttattttgtccacCTGTGTATTTACATTCCCATGTGACAGTCACACTACaggattattttcatttgatcaaacccatttctttgtgtttagttATGTTTCCGTCACATCGTCTTTACCTCCCTGCTTTGATACTGTATTAGAGTTCATTATATTCAACTCATGCTGTCTTAGGAAACATGACAATGACATATTTAGCTGTGAATTCAGATCAAAGATCATCCCTTCATATTCCATAGTAGAGGTACAGTGAGTGGGCTTGTTTTGTGCCTGACGTACAGTGGTTTGTTCAGTGGAAATTCCGTCCAGTCCCAAATGTTGTGAAAGCAGCTGTTGTGCTTAGTGAAACCTTCAGTGAGACCCTTCCAGTTTTTAAAAGACGGGATCTGTACAGAAGTGATGGTGGAATCCTTCACGCAccttaaaacaaaatgtgaacgactccatgtttttattttttctgtttatgtacagatttaatttattcttaCACTTTTACCAAGAAggtctttgtctttgtcccaATACAGATGTCATCGTGTACCCACATGGTTTTGATGTAgtggtttatttaatttattttacaataaatgAAGATTTTTACAAactcccagagcagacgtctttgtctttgtcactGTTACAGTTTCAGTCCAGTCACActgcagaggctgcagaggcaCAACTTCCTTTTAAATGTTGTCGTAAATCTTTAATGTGAGCAGGACCAATACGGCAGCAGCCTCCtaatggacacagagagagagagagaggagctcttCAGAGTAAAAGactgatgaaaaagacaaaagagaagagaaaacagctcTTCTTACCTATGAAAAAGGCACCTTGCTTCATCCATGTATGACTGAGTTCAAGTATTGatgctgatgtttttcctggagtCATCCACCTTTGTAGGAAAAAAGAAACGGATGTTGTTGTGTGCCTCTGTGCACATTGGAAAAGTCAAATTGTATGTATAGTAACTAAAAGTATGTTTTTCTTCACCCTAGTCAAGGGTTTaagacagaggatgtcacaccttgtacAGATTGTTGAGCactatgaggcaaattgtggtttgtgaatatgtgtctgttagtgtgtgGCATTGTTTAAAAAAGCCTAAGGGAAATTGCTGCTATTCACATCCTCACAAATCAACATTCTGAGACGTCGCTGGTTGCTGCACTATCTGCctcaaatctgtttttttaattttgtttagaataaaaattgaaaaaaacttTATGTTAACACACGGAGGAAGTTGAAAGTTGATTGGATGGAAGCTTGTCAAAAAAATCGAAAGACAGACTGAAAGAAATCTGAACGATATGTAAGATTTCTCATTGGAAGGTCACAGGGCTCAGTTAAATTAGATTTCTtctgatcattttattttaactatATTCTGATACAGAGAATTATGAaatattttattctcttttttcctAAATATGAAGCTGCAAAGAGCATGGTTGGGTTCAAATGAGTTCAAATAAGTAAACAAGTCAGAGAGCAGCCTCACTAACATCTTTGTATCTCAAGTTTCCTTTAAGGGATTTCCTGACTATCCTGTTGTAAGATGCTGTATTATTTTCAGGGAAAGATTCTCAGTCTCTTATTCACCAAATGGAAAGAGATCCTTAGTTCGGGATCTGTTTTCAATCAATAGCTCAAATGTTAAAACGCATAATGACTGATACAGGGGTAATTAGCTACTATGGAGGTGAGGAAAACATTGCCTTTACACAAGAGCCCAATTTTTCCTTAATCTCTATATGCGTTTGACATCACGTCACATCTGttgataaaaacacagaggctATTAAAGCTGTGACTTTTTCATTAAAACTCCATAGCTGTTCAAATTCAGGAGCTGCATCCTTCGGGGATGTGTCTACTTGGCCTAAAAACACTGCCTCCTTCGTGGGCCCCACTGAAATGAGATGGTCTGGTCTACAGAAAAGGATTgtggttgcctagcaacagagctggaGTTGAACATTACGAAATCATTTTAATgccccttgttttttttaacacgtGTACTGTGAACTGTTCCGGTGAGATGCAGCCTGATCCTAACGTGCTTGAGTATCAGGATCGTTACTTGCCAGTCCCATTATGTCTTTGAAAATGGTTTGTCACTGAAGcccaatgaatcctgggataggctGGGCCGTGAAGGATGCTTTGTTTCTCGTGGATGGAAGGATTAATTTCTCAGCTGCATTTGAAGGAGGCTTTAAAATGGGATGGTCTTGCCGCTGTGACGTAATCAGTCTTTaaatgcagcccctgaattaaGACCCAGCTCATGACTTTGGACTCACCCCTGGTCAGTGTCCCACTCCTCTCCACTGTTGGGGTAGACCAACCAGCTCATATCTGGGCTCAGCAGGGAGCCTGCAGAGTCCAGCAGCGGCTCCACCAGTGCTGGAGAGCAGCAGTTGACTCCTACAGCGACCAGTTGTGGGGATCTGTTAGCAATCTTCACTGTGTCTGTGAACAGGCTGCCGTCTGATATACACCTGCAATCCTGAGAGTTTTTGTACAGACCATGAGTCACTTTAAAACACTAATGGATCAACTTTATACTCTTCATGTACAAGGTTACCTTACAGGAGAAGGAGAGCCAGGCTTTGGTGTTGGGAAACTCtctcagcagctccaccagaGCCTCCGCCTCTTTGATACTTGGGATTGTCTCAAAAGCAATGAGgtcagctcctgctgctgctagGCAACCAATACGTGGCCGATGCCATTCTTTAAGTTCCTTCAGGGGGAAAAAGCAAACCTGAGATTCTGAAAATCAAGTTAATAACACCATTATCAAGTTACAGTCACCTCtaccaaagaggttatgtttcatGTTTCATCCCTGTGCATTTTCTAattgtgagcaggattatgcaaaaatacTGCATAAATCTCCATTAAACTTGTTGGAAGGGGCCTGGGTCTGGGAGGAACCCTGTTAATGAATCTCAAGCAAGAATTAGGCCCATTGTGTGAGATCAGGGTTGGTGTCAGGGTCTGGGCAAGGGGAGGAGTTTTGAAGGGGAGGTTGTTTAAGGTGCGGCTGTAAATCCCTTTGTTTGAGAACAGGTTGCTATGCACCAGTATGTTTGCTTAAATTTATTGTGCCAATTGTTTTAAGAATTTATTTCTACCCTTTGTTTTATGTCCGTCTATTATGCACCGTAAATCACTTTATGTTTTTGAAGTTAACTAGTTCCTAATGGCCCCTAACGTTTGTGGTGATAGTGAGAGAAATGTGTCTTCAGATGCTTTGATGACATAATTTATGTAGGTAACTTCCTGAATATTTTTGAATTTGTTTAGGTAGGCATGGTAATGAGttattttatgttgtttattaagtaaaaaagcatccatccattcatccctccACCTATTGTGTATCCTTTAAACTACCTGAACTCGATTCAGTACCTACAGGAAGTTTATAAATTTAGTCTTTTTCaaacacattacattttggtgcagatgtgGATTAAAgcgcagatccaggaatttgtgACAAATAAATCACATAGATTATCAGAccacttctcttttcttttatttctacaATAAGAACAGGCAATCATGTGAAGGTGGAGTTATGCACTAGTGTAGGTGCCATTCAGGTTCTGTATGTGTCAACTTCACACAGCATCGATAATGACTTTAAATGAACCAGTATGAGCACAGTAAGAAGAACCACTCACCTCAATACTCATCTTCTCTGCATACGCCCCAGTGTACTCTGAACCATCATGCAGAAAAGCCCCGTATGGTCCAACagagccggccaccaggggacaTTTTCGCTCTGAAGAGATAAACAAATCACAACATTCAAATAGCACAGAGATGCACTGGGTCCACTCAGCTCAGAGGACATCAGAGTGTCTGAGTCTGTACCTGTTGCACGGCTCTCAGAGACAAATCTCTTCACTGACTCTTTGGCCAGGTGAACACCAGACATCAACAGCTCTCTGGCACATTCAGAGCTCACGTCCATGTGAGTGATGAACCCTGGGATACTTGCCTGGTATGTGGCTGTGGTGATAACATCAGCTCCACTGCGGAGGAAACtgtggtaaaataaaaatagaaaacacatgGTTTCTGCAGTTGATTATTATTTGTACACCTCTATTCTAGTGACTTTGTTACCAGACTATTTCCCGTGGACCCACCTGTAGTGAGCCTCTCTTATGGCCTCGGGATTAGTGTGCAACAGTCTGGCACTCCACAAAGGATCTCCCTACGTGTGAGACACACAAGAAGCATCAGTCTATATCTTAAAACACTGATGATATAAAACGATTAATCCCTTTTTTTGTCTATACAGAGTTGGATGTCTTGGTTTGTAGTGCTGGGCGATATAGGCAAAA is part of the Limanda limanda chromosome 9, fLimLim1.1, whole genome shotgun sequence genome and encodes:
- the LOC133010727 gene encoding basic immunoglobulin-like variable motif-containing protein isoform X1, producing the protein MPNSSEVQGGNLSGPEEPSGQQRTTDGEEGRGLISSLARDAARARRASSVELQLPWTCPVTHSREKFYTVCSDYAFLNQAASVYCPPSTARDDAQNKQDEGSTLMKTKPSVDFSSCGAHVGSDGDYEMEQGSSGNTKPILAWEIDTADFDAVLMRNIRTSNVKKCSTKKMKSSDRPSRNLQDIPPHASTEEIKQRKVLDLRRWYCISRPQYKTSCGISSLVSVWNFLYSTLGAGSLPPISQEEALHILGFQPPFDEIKFGPFTGNATLMRWFRQINENFRMRGCSYILYKPHGKHKTAGETAEGALMKLTQGLKDESMAYIYHCQNHYFCPVGFEATPLKAAKAYRGPLPTNEMEHWILIGEPSRKHPAIHCKKWLDIVTDLNTQNPEYLDIRHTERGIQQRKTKKVGGNLHCIMAFQRVNWQKLGPWAMNLENLRHDFRHSSPERAHGHVSEDTEESTSSKRLAHLGRSHSMGSQKDTSWKRLSNTTEYRRKSSPNSELQEDITD
- the LOC133010727 gene encoding basic immunoglobulin-like variable motif-containing protein isoform X2, with amino-acid sequence MPNSSEVQGGNLSGPEEPSGQQRTTDGEEGRGLISSLARDAARARRASSVELQLPWTCPVTHSREKFYTVCSDYAFLNQAASVYCPPSTARDDAQNKQDEGSTLMKTKPSVDFSSCGAHVGSDGDYEMEQGSSGNTKPILAWEIDTADFDAVLMRNIRTSNVKKCSTKKMKSSDRPSRNLQDIPPHASTEEIKQRKVLDLRRWYCISRPQYKTSCGISSLVSVWNFLYSTLGAGSLPPISQEEALHILGFQPPFDEIKFGPFTGNATLMRWFRQINENFRMRGCSYILYKPHGKHKTAGETGALMKLTQGLKDESMAYIYHCQNHYFCPVGFEATPLKAAKAYRGPLPTNEMEHWILIGEPSRKHPAIHCKKWLDIVTDLNTQNPEYLDIRHTERGIQQRKTKKVGGNLHCIMAFQRVNWQKLGPWAMNLENLRHDFRHSSPERAHGHVSEDTEESTSSKRLAHLGRSHSMGSQKDTSWKRLSNTTEYRRKSSPNSELQEDITD
- the zgc:172121 gene encoding homocysteine S-methyltransferase — protein: MASRLRADMADNKPLILDGGLATEVEAQGIHLQGDPLWSARLLHTNPEAIREAHYSFLRSGADVITTATYQASIPGFITHMDVSSECARELLMSGVHLAKESVKRFVSESRATERKCPLVAGSVGPYGAFLHDGSEYTGAYAEKMSIEELKEWHRPRIGCLAAAGADLIAFETIPSIKEAEALVELLREFPNTKAWLSFSCKDCRCISDGSLFTDTVKIANRSPQLVAVGVNCCSPALVEPLLDSAGSLLSPDMSWLVYPNSGEEWDTDQGWMTPGKTSASILELSHTWMKQGAFFIGGCCRIGPAHIKDLRQHLKGSCASAASAV